One segment of Argiope bruennichi chromosome 11, qqArgBrue1.1, whole genome shotgun sequence DNA contains the following:
- the LOC129956692 gene encoding uncharacterized protein LOC129956692, giving the protein MVLEFADDVCLLADSPSELQGMLESIEDQFAQIGLTLNPVKSVAFHLRGRSPVGLLPSPFTVGGNRLKAVSEGELHRFLGRSVGFNACPNYSKLNDLSKLGANILSSALAPWQRLDALKCFFFPALQFPMRTSQFKKTEWEEIDRALRGEIKSTLGLPEIAANEYLFGHRKSGSCGLPVAAEESDLNRIDTAFNILTSKDPQVAELAMNDLGATVRARLRKPLANDEDLGSFLSGTSVVEVFDISNIWACARKASKRLRVTWEFNNSVPRLLYEDLTIKPIGRRKVIFSIRDRLRMARSGRLLSKPDQAKAMECVAQSAASSHFITDGAYTRFADWRFIHKARLNLIPLKDTQAWKTGNNRAFRRCDQADLETLPHVLNHCKGRSRGWQLRQNNIVERIKRALIPRNMLVSENQSIGTDGLRADLVFKNGKKIYIIDVTCPFENRMSAFEEARQRKLDKYASLASHFTSQGFVASVVSILVGSLGVFDQNNDVSLRKFMSKGYLHKFRKLRVSGAIKWSRDIYVEHITDHRQFEENSGPLEALVPGEPEIDVDNFQR; this is encoded by the coding sequence ATGGTCCTCGAATTTGCCGATGACGTCTGCCTGCTTGCAGATTCTCCATCCGAGCTACAGGGAATGTTGGAAAGCATTGAAGACCAGTTTGCCCAAATAGGTCTCACCCTGAATCCTGTGAAATCGGTCGCGTTCCATCTGCGGGGGAGATCACCTGTTGGTCTCCTACCCTCCCCTTTCACTGTTGGCGGTAACAGGCTGAAGGCAGTGAGTGAAGGGGAGCTTCACAGGTTCTTGGGGAGGTCTGTTGGTTTTAATGCCTGTCCGAACTATTCCAAATTGAACGACCTTTCGAAACTCGGAGCAAACATCCTATCTTCTGCTCTTGCTCCCTGGCAGAGGCTTGACGCCCTGAAGTGTTTCTTCTTTCCGGCACTTCAGTTCCCCATGAGGACCTCCCAATTCAAGAAAACTGAATGGGAGGAAATCGACAGAGCGCTGAGGGGGGAGATAAAAAGCACTTTAGGGCTACCCGAGATTGCAGCAAACGAATATCTGTTCGGACATAGGAAGAGCGGTTCGTGTGGGCTGCCTGTCGCTGCCGAGGAGTCCGACTTGAACCGTATCGACACGGCTTTCAATATACTAACATCAAAGGATCCTCAGGTTGCCGAGCTTGCAATGAACGACCTCGGAGCGACAGTCCGGGCTCGTCTTCGAAAACCATTGGCAAATGACGAGGATTTGGGCTCCTTCCTGTCTGGGACCAGCGTCGTTGAGGTCTTCGACATCTCCAACATTTGGGCGTGTGCCAGGAAAGCTTCCAAGAGGCTACGGGTAACCTGGGAGTTCAATAACAGCGTCCCCAGGTTACTTTATGAAGATCTTACCATCAAGCCAATTGGAAGAAGGAAAGTCATCTTCTCGATCCGGGACAGGCTCCGGATGGCCAGGTCTGGGAGGCTCCTTTCCAAACCTGATCAGGCGAAGGCCATGGAATGTGTCGCCCAGTCAGCAGCTAGTTCTCATTTCATTACTGACGGTGCATATACTAGGTTCGCTGACTGGAGGTTCATACATAAGGCGAGGCTGAATCTAATCCCCCTGAAGGACACCCAGGCCTGGAAGACAGGGAATAATCGGGCGTTCAGGAGGTGCGATCAAGCCGACCTTGAAACCCTCCCTCATGTCCTTAATCACTGCAAGGGGAGGTCTAGGGGTTGGCAACTTCGCCAAAACAACATCGTGGAAAGAATTAAGAGAGCCCTCATTCCAAGGAACATGCTCGTCTCTGAAAACCAGAGTATTGGTACGGATGGCCTGCGCGCGGATCTTGTATTCAAAAATGGAAAGAAGATCTACATCATTGACGTCACTTGTCCATTTGAAAACCGGATGAGTGCTTTTGAGGAGGCAAGACAGAGGAAACTGGATAAATACGCCTCGCTTGCTTCCCATTTCACGAGTCAGGGATTCGTGGCAAGTGTCGTCTCCATTCTTGTCGGCTCACTGGGTGTTTTTGACCAAAACAACGACGTCTCACTGAGGAAATTTATGTCGAAAGGATACCTGCATAAATTCAGGAAGCTTCGTGTCAGTGGGGCGATCAAGTGGTCCAGGGACATCTACGTTGAGCACATCACTGACCACCGCCAATTTGAGGAAAACTCTGGGCCACTTGAAGCCCTTGTGCCTGGTGAGCCCGAAATCGACGTCGACAACTTCCAGCGGTAA